ATTAAGTATTTGCTGTAGGGTACCTGTGTAACTTATTGAAGATATTAGATTAAAGGTAGCCTAATTAAACATTTATAAAATAGTTAAGCGCAATGCCTTTAATCCGCTTAGCCCCTGTAAATCTTCCAAATCAAGATCCTCGGTTTCTGGCTTCAACACCCCTGTTTCCTGCAAATATTTTACAAATGGAAAGTAATCGTCAATATCTCTTTTATTGAAATAGATTAATGCCAGTTTATCGGGCTGGGTAAGGCGCTCCTGCGAGTTACGAATGAGTATCTTATCGATTCTTTTTTTGATCATCTGATACCTGATATTGTAAGCTCCTTCTACATCGAACTTTCGCTCATCGATCCTAAAGCTAATGTCTATTGGATGGTTGTGAATAAAGATAAGTTGTGTAGTGGCCAGCTTAACGGTCAAATCGGGCTGGAGTTGCTGAACCATTTTGGCAATCTCAGCCATTGACGACAGTTGCCATAACCTTAAGTTTTTAAGATGGAAGTGATTAAAAATCCGATCGGGCGCAATAGACTGCCCAATATAAATATCGTACTCAACACCATCCGTTCTGAACTTCTCAAAATAGCAGGGATAAGAATCTTGTAGTTTTTCGCGTTCGGTTTCAAAATAATTGTTAATGGCAGTATTAATTAGCTGCATGGATGTTTCCAAAGCCTGGCGATGCTTATATACCTCGCCATAAGGTGCTGAAATGCGGTCGAGATATTTATTGATTATCTTTTGAGTATTAGGGTGCGATTGGGAAATGAGCCTTAGGTAATCACTGGTTTCTTCTTTAAGGAAAATATTGAGGCTGTTTTCATCAGTTGTATTTAGTTCGTCGCCCTGTAAAATATCACTCCATTTATTGCAGTTAAAAATAATTTCTGCCAACAATGCATCGCTATAAGTTTTGCCCAGCTCTTCTAGCGTTTCACGAAACAGGCTTAGGTGAAAGCTTAAATCGGCTTTACTGGCTACATTGCGTTCTGCAGTAGAATTTCTAATATCTATTGCGCCATAAAAAGGGTAAACATCTGCAAAACTTATATCCTCATTACGCTGTGGCAAATTCTTTTTCTTATTGTAAAGATGATGCCAGGCTGCTTCATTAAACTTCCATTGTACCGCTGGTTGGATAGAGGTATATTTTTCTTTAATGATATTTTCGATCTCGAGATTAAACTCATCTATATATACTTGTAAGAGTTGAGCAATAGGTGCTAAAACAGGCTCCAATAAGGTAATTTTCTTTTCATCGAAAGTTTCGCCAACCCAGGTATGCATGCCCAATACGCCAACTAAAATCTGGTTATGAAATACTGGTATAAGCGCCATCGATTTTACGTTTAGCTCCCTAAATCTGTCTAACCAGGGAAACATTTCTTTACTTTCTGCCCAAATATCGGGCGAGTAAAAAGAATTAGGGTTCGCGGCATAACCTTCGGCAATCTGCTGAAAGGCTTCGGGGCTCAAGGTTTCTTCGCCCCACACCGAAAACAGTAGGCCACTGCCTCCTTTTACATAGCCATAAACCATTTTGTTGTTTACCCTTACGAAAGGGAAAAGATCGAATTGGATATTGGCATTTTGCACCAGCACTTTTAACGATTGTATCACTTCTCCATAAGCGACACTCTCGCTGCCTGGTATGCGGCTCAACCTTACATTTTTAATATTTTCTACTGCCTGTTTTGCGGTAACATCAGTAATGGTAAGCACAGAAATACCGTTGAGCTCAAAAAGCGACAATGGCAGCACCTGTTGAAGTTTATCCAATCCAGATTCTTCATTCAAATATTGTTGTAACTCGCGGTAGCTAAGATCTGGTAACGGCTGTTTCACCTTAACTTCGATGAAACTGGCATTTACTCCAATATGGAAATAACCCGGCAAACCAGTATCTGCATTGATACCCGAATGGTATTTTTCTTTTAAAGGTGAGTGGAACGCATATAATTCGTTAAGAATGAAGGAATAGATAAAATAAAGGTGATCATGTTCACGTTGTTTCAACGTTTTTGAACCAACAAAACTGTTCTGGTCTTTTTCTTCGTGCTCGAGCAGCTCGTACATCAGCTCCGTTCCATAAAAAGTAATGGGCTGCATTGGTGCACAAAGCCCCCAAGCCTGATGCTCTTCTGTCAACAGCGCAGGCGAAAGACAGGCATACATATGTTCCAACAGTAACTCGTGCTGATAAATATCATCTATAGCGATAGCCTGGTCATCAATTCCCTGTTTTTTAAATTCTTTTAAGGCATTCCTATAAAGAATAGATTTTACAGTCTGTTCTTCTTTAATTTTTCGCTGCAGGTATTTGATAAAAGGACCAAAAGAGATTGCTGAATTTACCTTTGGTAAATCTGGATAATTTTGGGCAAGATTAAATATGCGCTTCTCCATCTCTTTAAACTTTGAATTAGAAAAACTAATTGAATGGCAAAAGATTGACTACTGCTAAGATAAAAAAATAGATTGAGAAGTTGCTACCAGCCGATGGCCTTATCATCTCCCCTAGGATCGGCGCCCCCCTGATAATTGCCCCACTTGGTTTTTAAGATGGCATCTACCCGGCCAATTGGGCCTCTAGGCACGATTTTATAGCCTTTTGCTTTTAATTTTTCTATTGTTAAACTATCGATGGCATCTTTTTCTACATACACCTCATCTGGTAACCATTGGTGATGAAACTTTTTAGCAGCTACAGCCGATTGCATAGACATATCGAAATCGATTACATTAATAATAGTTTGAAATACAGATGTAATGATGGTTGAGCCGCCCGGTGTACCTACCACCATAAATAATTTTCCATCTTTCTCTACAATACTCGGTGTCATAGAGCTTAACATTCGTTTATTGGGTGCAATGGCATTGGCTTCGCCACCAACTAAGCCATACATATTGGGCGCTCCAGGTTTAACAGAAAAGTCATCCATTTCGTTGTTCAACAGAAATCCAGCTCCTTTCACTGCAACTAACGATCCGTAAGAACCATTTAAAGTAGTAGTAATTGAAACGGCATTCCCATCGCGGTCTACAATAGAGAAATGTGTGGTTTCTTCGTGCTCTGCTCCTTTTATTTCGCCGGCCAAAACAGCGCTACTTGGTGTTGCTGCTGCCCAGCTAAAGTTTGCCATGCGGTTTTTGTTATAATCGGCATTCAACAGCTGTTGTTGTGGAACAGCATAAAAATCAGGGTCGCCTAAATGTGTTGCCCGGTCGGCATACACTCTTCTTTCGGCTTCTACAATTACCTGAACTGTAGAATCTGCATTATGTCCCCATTTTTTTAAAGGATAAGGCGCTACAGATTGGAGCAATTGGATCAGGGCAATACCTCCACTCGAAGTAGGTGGCATGGTAATAATTTTGTAGCCCCTATAGTTACCTGTTATGGGTTTACGCCAGGTTGCGTGGTAATTTTTTAAATCTGCTCTTGTAATGAGTCCTTTGCCCCGCTGCATTTCGGCCACCAGCGAATCGGCTACGGCGCCTTCATAAAAACCTGCCCTACCTTTTTCCTGTATTAGTTTTAACGTATTGGCCAACTCTTTTTGAACAAGCACATCATTTTCCTGCCAGGTGCTTTCCAAATTTACAAAAGCAGTTCCACCAGGGTTAAATTCCATAAATTTACGATGCAAACTATTCAACTCCCCAGCTTGTCGCTTGGTGATCTTGAAACCGTTTTGAGCGAGGTTTATCGCTGGTTGCAATACCTGTGCCCAGGAAAGCTTTCCATATTTTTTGTGAGCCTCTACCATGCCATCTACTGATCCTGGCACGCCTGCAGCTAAATGGCCATAAAGGCTTTTATCAACAATTGGATTGCCAACAGCATCCAGATACATATCTCTGCTGGCTGCCGCAGCTGCTTTTTCTCTAAAATCTAAGGCATTTATTTCGCCGTTTGTACCACGATATACCATAAAACCACCCCCACCAATGTTCCCCGCGTTAGGGTAAACTACGGCAAGCGCAAACTGAACCGCAACAGCAGCATCAACGGCATTCCCCCCCTTTTTTAAAATATCTATTCCTACTTGCGACGCTTCTGGATGGGCAGAAACCACCATCCCATTTTTATATTCGCCACTGTTGTTTTTACCCAATTGTCCGGTTACGCAACCAGCCAATAACAGTACAACACTTAAGTATATTAACGATTTTTTAAGGTTATTGAGGGGCTTTATAGTTTTCTGCATCTTTATATATTTTTTCGATTACCTCGTTATTTTTTTCGGTTATCACTTTTCTTTTCAAACTTAATTTTGGGGTAAGCTCACCGCCATCTATGCTCAACTCTTTAGGTAACAATGCAAATCTTTTTACCTGTTCCCACTTACCAAAGCCCACATTTGCAGCTTCGATAACCTCGTTGTATTTAGCGAGCACCTGTTCATTTTTAATAATCTCTTCGTTCGAGTTAAAAGTAATGCCTTTTCTGCCTGCCCAGGTTTTTAAGGTTTCGAAATTTGGAACAATCAGTGCAGACGGGAATTTCCTGTTCTCGCCCAAAACCATAATCTGTTCAATAAAAATCGATTCTTTATATTTATTCTCGAGCATTTGTGGGGCAACGTATTTACCACCAGCAGTTTTAAACATTTCTTTTTTACGGTCGGTAATTCTTAAAAAGCGGCCATCAACCAATTCACCAATGTCTCCGGTATGAAACCACCCTTCTTTATCTACCGCCTCATCGGTTAAATCAGGTCGGTTATAATAACCTTTCATTACCTGATGTCCCGGGTTAAAACTTCGCCATCTGGTGCAATTTTAACTTCTACACCTTTAATTACCTCGCCAACAGTACCGAACATGGTTCCGCCAAAATGATTAACAGTAATTACCGGTGAGGTTTCTGTTAGTCCATATCCTTCAAAAACAGGCATACCCGCAGCCCAGAAAATTCTGGCCAAACGCGGATTTAGCGCTGCTCCTCCTGATACGATCACTACAATTTCGCCGCCCAGCGCTTCCTGCCATTTTTTAAAAACCAGTTTACGGGCAATTCCGAGTTTGAAGTTATACCAGGCGCCCGCATTAATTGTATATTTCTCAGCTAAAGCTACCGACCAGAAGAAAATACCTTTTTTAATTCCTGTTAATGCTTTTCCTTTCTCCATGATCTTATCGTACACTTTTTCGAGAAGCCTTGGAACGGTAGAAAACACATTGGGTTTTACATGCTGAATATCGGCTACAATGGTTTCCATACTTTCGGCATAATAAATTCCGGTATAATTAAACAGGTATAAATAAATAATCATCCGCTCGAAAATGTGCGAAAGCGGCAAAAAGCTTAAGCCTTTTTTAACACCTTCGGGTATTACCACAGCCGAGTTAACAAAATTTGCAACCAGGTTATGATGCGTTAGCATTACACCTTTTGGCGTACCCGTAGTGCCAGATGTATAAATTAGGGTTAATATATCTTCGGGGGCAACTTTAGCACGATGTTCTTCCAAATCAATGTCTGTACTCGCTTTGCCTAATTCAATTAATGTATTCCAGTTTTCGGCTTCTGCAATTTCATTAAAACTGTAAATCTTAATGGCTGAATTAATTGCATCGGCACAAGGCTTAATTTTTTTATACAAATCTTCGTCGGCTACAAAAATAATGGCGATTTCTGCATCTTTCAGGATAAACTGAATATCGTGTTCAGCTAAGGTTGGATATAAAGGAATCTGATAAGCGCCAATCTGGTTGGCCGCAAAATCGGCAATATTCCATTCAGGCCGGTTATGCGACATTACAGCAACCCTGCCTCCTTTGCCTATGCCTTGTTTAATTAATCCACGGCTTAGGTTATCTACAGCGGCACAAAAATCGGCTGTACTATAATTTATCCATTTTCCGTTAATTTTTCCGCTGATGAATTCTTGCTTAGGATTTTCGAGGCTGTATTTCAAAAGATCAAAAACCCGTTTAATTTCTGCCGCCATATGAATTGTATATTATTTGGTTAAGTTAAAAAATCAAACATAAAGATTAACATCTATATGCCTTTTTAATGAAAATAATACCACGTAGTTAATAAAACGCTGTATTTACTTTCTGTAAAAAATATTTAAATAAACTTAGCAATTACAAAATTACTATGCAAGCATTGTTTTTTATCCTAACGGATTTTTACCAAAAAAACAGAAACGGCATTAAAGTTGTTAAGCTGATAATTATTTTACAAAACATTTAAATTATGAAAAAGTTATTTACAATTTTAGGATGCATTGCATTGTTTGCCCTTACTACAACAACCGTTAAAGCTCAAAACTATAAAACCGGACTTGGTTTAGGTATTGACTTTGGAGATGGCGCTACATTGGTAGGTCCATCTATCAGACACCACTTTAGCCCAAAAGCAGCTATTCAAGGCGATGTATTATTTGGCGGAAACTCTACTATTATCCAAGGCTTCCTTCAATACAATTCATCAATTCCAGGTGCCAGAGGTTTAGATTGGTATCTTGGTGGTGGTCCGTCAATCCAATTGTATGATGGAGGTTCTAACTTTTTCCTGGTTCCGATGGTTGGTTTGGATTATAAATTTAGCGGTGCGCCATTGGCTTTGGCTTTAGACTGGAGACCAAGAATTTATTTGGGCAGCAACGACAGCGATTTTAACGCTGGAAGATTCGGCCTAGGTTTTAGATATACCTTCTAGACAAAGCGTATGGCGCTCGGCGCGAAGCGTAAACTTAAAAAACATAAAAAAATCCCATAAGATTAATCTTATGGGATTTTTTTATATAAACAGGTTCTAATTATAATTTAATATTTTAATTAGTATATCACAAGGTAACCCGTGTTCGATAGCTCATTGCTACTTTTTTATGGTTACACTGTGCGGGTTCCCAATTTGGACAGGCCTTTAATAATTTTATCATGTTACGATCCAATTGTGTATAATCTTTAGGTAG
The nucleotide sequence above comes from Pedobacter riviphilus. Encoded proteins:
- the ggt gene encoding gamma-glutamyltransferase; the protein is MQKTIKPLNNLKKSLIYLSVVLLLAGCVTGQLGKNNSGEYKNGMVVSAHPEASQVGIDILKKGGNAVDAAVAVQFALAVVYPNAGNIGGGGFMVYRGTNGEINALDFREKAAAAASRDMYLDAVGNPIVDKSLYGHLAAGVPGSVDGMVEAHKKYGKLSWAQVLQPAINLAQNGFKITKRQAGELNSLHRKFMEFNPGGTAFVNLESTWQENDVLVQKELANTLKLIQEKGRAGFYEGAVADSLVAEMQRGKGLITRADLKNYHATWRKPITGNYRGYKIITMPPTSSGGIALIQLLQSVAPYPLKKWGHNADSTVQVIVEAERRVYADRATHLGDPDFYAVPQQQLLNADYNKNRMANFSWAAATPSSAVLAGEIKGAEHEETTHFSIVDRDGNAVSITTTLNGSYGSLVAVKGAGFLLNNEMDDFSVKPGAPNMYGLVGGEANAIAPNKRMLSSMTPSIVEKDGKLFMVVGTPGGSTIITSVFQTIINVIDFDMSMQSAVAAKKFHHQWLPDEVYVEKDAIDSLTIEKLKAKGYKIVPRGPIGRVDAILKTKWGNYQGGADPRGDDKAIGW
- a CDS encoding GAF domain-containing protein, with product MEKRIFNLAQNYPDLPKVNSAISFGPFIKYLQRKIKEEQTVKSILYRNALKEFKKQGIDDQAIAIDDIYQHELLLEHMYACLSPALLTEEHQAWGLCAPMQPITFYGTELMYELLEHEEKDQNSFVGSKTLKQREHDHLYFIYSFILNELYAFHSPLKEKYHSGINADTGLPGYFHIGVNASFIEVKVKQPLPDLSYRELQQYLNEESGLDKLQQVLPLSLFELNGISVLTITDVTAKQAVENIKNVRLSRIPGSESVAYGEVIQSLKVLVQNANIQFDLFPFVRVNNKMVYGYVKGGSGLLFSVWGEETLSPEAFQQIAEGYAANPNSFYSPDIWAESKEMFPWLDRFRELNVKSMALIPVFHNQILVGVLGMHTWVGETFDEKKITLLEPVLAPIAQLLQVYIDEFNLEIENIIKEKYTSIQPAVQWKFNEAAWHHLYNKKKNLPQRNEDISFADVYPFYGAIDIRNSTAERNVASKADLSFHLSLFRETLEELGKTYSDALLAEIIFNCNKWSDILQGDELNTTDENSLNIFLKEETSDYLRLISQSHPNTQKIINKYLDRISAPYGEVYKHRQALETSMQLINTAINNYFETEREKLQDSYPCYFEKFRTDGVEYDIYIGQSIAPDRIFNHFHLKNLRLWQLSSMAEIAKMVQQLQPDLTVKLATTQLIFIHNHPIDISFRIDERKFDVEGAYNIRYQMIKKRIDKILIRNSQERLTQPDKLALIYFNKRDIDDYFPFVKYLQETGVLKPETEDLDLEDLQGLSGLKALRLTIL